From the Daphnia magna isolate NIES linkage group LG3, ASM2063170v1.1, whole genome shotgun sequence genome, one window contains:
- the LOC116931803 gene encoding uncharacterized protein LOC116931803 — protein sequence MATPTKPFCIVYFEKDETYEAVCSKWLDEDGDCWWPSNIKNRSNLVKKIQREEEINPEEMDAYKAQVLKYYDTFLAAKKNADLAQREKPIQSSTDADNRGRSKRVKKPVAKYAEFSTVGINSRSSDSETSSDSANEREMNPRHRESYSKSSKKNSLSDFPIPNENMGAAGLSQIAVVKEKLSNPSTKKNQQKRPRLNSPSDDSYNLFDGFEEFNSQDLTEASCSTPTTSARSQSSLSVLPRPPSTANSDKSVFKDTVDDSTVIKKILKEVFASLELLKINQRQQTTLLDLLVSRSNAGTVKETSSELEGNLGLPLKSLAALEIDLKDQSTKSKLINIYSLVGGGSLANVVNRIFHRILDDEVAQHFCFRGQNAGKRAFEHLGTCKLIEECVRRTAEFGDAKESDIEDKIKNLLKKAPAQVMKARQPKKHTAQQPDSGES from the exons atggcaacaccaacaaagcCGTTCTGTATTGTTTACTTTGAAAAAGACGAAACGTATGAAGCTGTGTGTTCAAAGTGGCTTGATGAAGATGGTGATTGCTGGTGGCCGAGTAATATCAAAAACCGTTCAAATctcgttaaaaaaatacagagagaagaagaaatcaacCCGGAAGAAATGGACGCTTACAAAGCTCAAGTCTTGAAGTACTACG ATACATTTTTGGCTGCCAAGAAGAACGCGGATCTCGCGCAGCGTGAGAAACCCATCCAAAGTAGCACCGATGCGGACAATCGCGGAAGGAGtaaaagagtaaaaaaacCAGTGGCTAAGTATGCGGAATTTTCAACTGTCGGTATCAACAGCCGTTCATCTGACAGTGAAACTTCAAGCGATTCGGCTAACGAGAGAGAGATGAATCCGCGCCACAGAGAAAGCTATTCTAAATCCA gtaaaaaaaattcgctGTCAGATTTTCCGATTCCAAATGAAAACATGGGAGCTGCGGGTCTCAGTCAGATTGCAGTAGTAAAGGAGAAACTTTCAAACCCTTCAACTAAAAAGAATCAACAAAAAC GTCCTCGACTTAATTCTCCAAGCGACGACAGTTACAACTTATTTGACGGCTTCGAGGAATTTAATTCACAAGATTTGACTGAAGCTTCGTGTTCGACGCCTACAACATCGGCACGTAGTCAATCGTCCCTGTCAGTCCTCCCAAGGCCACCTTCAACAGCCAATTCAGATAAATCTGTTTTTAAag ATACAGTGGATGACAGTACAGTTATTAAGAAGATCCTAAAAGAAGTGTTTGCAAGCCTGGAACTTTTGAAGATTAATCAGCGACAACAAACTACTCTGCTGGACCTACTGGTTTCACGTTCGAATGCTGGGACTGTAAAAGAAACTTCTTCAGAATTAGAAGGAAACCTTGGTTTACCTCTAAAAAGTTTGGCTGCTCTAGAAATTGACCTAAAAGATCAATCAACCAAAAGCAAACTG atcaACATTTATTCGTTAGTGGGAGGCGGATCACTGGCAAACGTAGTTAACCGCATTTTCCACCGTATTTTGGATGATGAAGTTGCTCAGCATTTCTGTTTCAGAGGCCAAAACGCAGGAAAAAGGGCGTTTGAACACCTAGGTACCTGCAAACTGATTGAAG AATGTGTGAGACGTACGGCGGAATTCGGTGACGCCAAAGAGTCTGACAtcgaagataaaataaagaatttgttGAAGAAGGCTCCTGCCCAAGTCATGAAAGCCCGGCAGCCAAAGAAACACACTGCCCAGCAGCCAGATTCCGGCGAGAGCTAA
- the LOC116918590 gene encoding uncharacterized protein LOC116918590 — protein sequence MSPNTLSTVINARLGDAAMKDSSIIIQYLKDLCNAGKNKHVWRTKFDSCDQRQSQSIDNWLCELRNLSRKCEFEVGCCHLCQTERLLGRIVNGVADNEVRIKLLEVGPNLSLDQAIVIVRTSEMSKLQAEQIHPGGSVQAIHKSAYKKAKSSRVTEAAAAATTKANPGTSGATCDKCGFEIRPGGHNCPAKNDKCRKCDQTGHFKSVCPVKGKLSAIYVNRIASTKEDTVAISITPKEGPATQVLTLPDTGSTLDAIPP from the coding sequence ATGTCACCCAACACCCTCAGCACCGTCATCAACGCCCGCCTCGGCGACGCCGCAATGAAAGATTCGTCGATCATCATCCAATATCTGAAAGACCTCTGCAACGCAGGGAAGAACAAACACGTCTGGCGCACGAAATTCGACTCCTGCGACCAACGACAAAGCCAATCAATCGACAACTGGCTATGCGAGCTCCGCAACCTATCCCGAAAATGCGAGTTCGAAGTCGGCTGTTGCCACCTCTGCCAAACGGAGCGACTGCTCGGCCGCATCGTCAACGGAGTAGCAGATAACGAAGTCCGCATCAAGCTGCTGGAAGTAGGACCAAATCTCTCACTTGACCAAGCGATTGTGATCGTCCGCACGTCCGAGATGTCAAAACTGCAAGCCGAGCAAATCCATCCAGGAGGATCGGTCCAAGCCATCCATAAATCAGCCTACAAGAAAGCCAAATCATCCAGAGTCACCGAGGCCGCAGCTGCAGCTACCACCAAAGCCAACCCCGGCACCAGTGGAGCCACATGCGACAAATGCGGTTTTGAAATCCGACCAGGAGGTCACAACTGCCCAGCCAAAAACGACAAGTGTAGAAAATGCGACCAAACCGGCCACTTCAAATCCGTCTGCCCAGTAAAAGGTAAACTTTCGGCAATTTACGTAAACCGAATCGCCTCAACTAAAGAAGACACAGTCGCAATCTCCATCACACCCAAAGAAGGACCGGCCACTCAGGTACTCACACTGCCCGATACCGGATCAACCTTGGACGCAATCCCGCCATAA
- the LOC116919057 gene encoding ankyrin repeat and BTB/POZ domain-containing protein 1: MDLRELFLSCRSGNLKKIKYLVEHKEVDLNVRDRWDSTPLYYACLCGHVELAEYLLDNGAQCEAQTFDGERILYGALTNEIRNKLKNYKVISSSVVVRDEYEEFLRKLLDLGDYSDFSFYLQGEEIAVHRFILAARSPYFSEAFQERWTSKRTVKLQDKLVDLAAFKSVVQYLYSGRLNTLLDDVDECIRLAIQCRLPYLKDSLEAARKRATAFADTKPGTKIKVLLLESKEFRAEIQRDLGQLAKQAIPSGLITNDLFIQATLELPILVDVCFVVDRQQFLCHKAAFVGRSEYFRAFFRDHFRETSRTDLCKGSINPRDEETVKGSELERVMLRDVTPEVFAQVVYYVYCNSAQLTVDNVYELLNIGELYLMPGLKKLCANFLISAIDSKNVVSLIKVSRIYNLPRIEVSCIEFVAKNLEEVAELENFHQLILEDAFEVKGRQEMDTIAVIDDLRYQIDLLHQSSPIAYEKHKLIDQLLQNLNLEA; the protein is encoded by the exons atggatcTACGGGAACTATTTCTTAGTTGTCGAtctggaaatttaaaaaagatcaA GTATTTAGTAGAACATAAGGAGGTCGATCTAAACGTTCGAGACAGGTGGGATAGTACACCTTT GTACTATGCATGCCTTTGTGGACATGTAGAGCTTGCAGAGTACCTATTAGACAATGGCGCACAATGTGAAGCCCAAACATTTGATGGAGAGCGCATTCTTTATGGTGCCTTAACAAATGAAATTCGGAACAAGTTAAAGAACTATAAAGTAATTTCATCCTCTGTTGTGGTTCGTGATGAATACGAAGAGTTCCTGAGAAA GCTGCTTGATTTGGGAGACTACAGTGACTTCTCATTCTATTTGCAAGGGGAAGAAATTGCTGTGCACCGTTTCATTTTAGCTGCAAGGTCTCCTTATTTTAGTGAAGCATTTCAAGAAAGATGGACCTCAAAAAGAACAGTGAAACTTCAAGATAAACTG GTTGATCTGGCTGCATTTAAATCAGTTGTTCAATACTTGTATAGTGGACGCCTCAATACACTTCTAGATGACGTAGACGAGTGCATACGTCTAGCTATCCAGTGTCGCCTTCCATATTTGAAAGATAGTTTAGAAGCAGCCAGAAAGCGGGCCACAGCATTCG CTGACACCAAACCGGGAACAAAGATAAAAGTCCTGTTGCTGGAGTCGAAAGAATTTCGGGCAGAAATACAGCGCGATTTGGGTCAATTGGCGAAACAAGCAATTCCATCCGGTTTAATCACGAACGATTTATTCATCCAAGCTACTCTTGAACTGCCCATTCTCGTTGACGTCTGTTTCGTCGTTGATCGTCAACAATTCTTATGTCATAAA GCTGCCTTTGTTGGGCGAAGCGAGTACTTCAGAGCTTTTTTTCGGGATCACTTTAGAGAAACTTCGCGCACTGATTTATGCAAAGGATCCATAAATCCTAGAGATGAAGAAACAGTAAAAGGTTCAGAACTTGAACGCGTGATGCTACGTGACGTAACGCCAGAG GTGTTTGCGCAAGTGGTATACTACGTCTACTGTAACTCTGCTCAG CTCACCGTGGATAATGTTTACGAACTTCTTAACATTGGCGAGCTGTACTTGATGCCTGGTTTGAAGAAACTTTGCGCAAATTTCTTAATCAGTGCAATCGACTCCAAGAATGTCGTCAGCCTGATAAAAGTGTCTAGAATTTACAATTTACCTCGTATTGAAGTCTCCTGCATTGAATTTGTCGCCAAGAACCTTGAGGAA GTTGCGGAATTAGAAAATTTTCATCAACTTATTCTTGAAGATGCATTTGAAGTAAAAGGCCGTCAGGAGATGGACACGATCGCAGTCATTGATGATTTACGGTATCAAATTGATCTTTTGCACCAAAGCTCACCCATCGCTTACGAGAAACATAAATTAATTGATCAATTGCTACAAAATTTGAATCTGGAAGCATGA
- the LOC116918592 gene encoding uncharacterized protein LOC116918592, with translation QVGLFIKKNKFKPHQIWNGDETITPTVVQPPKVIACKGSKQVQQTVSAERGTNVTMLAFISASGTTVPSVFVFPRRKVLPPMYESGPLGCIGLAHDSGWMTGPNFFKALQHFHGYVKSSTTNPVLLLLDDHSSHLDYQAVSFAKENSIVILTFPPHCSHVLQPCDISVFGPFKKAFGKNQNDWLHTHPGERIAITNIAQLSNGPFQSTFTQINIISGFKASGIFPFNRFAIPEWRYLPSFVTERPAPEADTSSSLNDSTNDSSQIPQENVIPLNQLCRMTPSAPHGTSSIHNNGFEVGGSLPGSSTQTDSSHFTLENIRSLNQLTQTTPLTTHGTSSIHTNCFEVDGSLPGSFTETNPTQHRNEFFPAFLRTFNTTWYGKNTYWEVRETCFLRPFFW, from the exons CAAGTTGGactttttattaaaaaaaataagttcaAGCCTCATCAAATATGGAATGGAGACGAAACAATCACGCCAACTGTTGTGCAGCCTCCCAAAGTGATCGCATGTAAAGGAAGTAAACAG gTTCAACAAACTGTGTCTGCTGAAAGGGGGACAAACGTTACAATGCTGGCTTTTATCAGTGCTTCCGGTACTACCGTACCATCAGTTTTCGTGTTCCCTAGAAGAAAAGTATTGCCCCCTATGTATGAAAGTGGACCACTAGGATGCATTGGACTCGCACACGATTCTGGGTGGATGACTGGtccaaattttttcaaagCTCTTCAGCATTTCCATGGCTACGTAAAATCATCCACAACAAACCCAGTGTTGCTTTTGTTAGACGACCATTCAAGTCACTTAGATTACCAGGCAGTATCTTTTGCAAAAGAAAATAGTATCGTCATACTAACTTTCCCGCCCCACTGTTCCCACGTATTACAGCCGTGTGACATAAGTGTATTTGGGCCATTTAAAAAAGCTTTTGGAAAAAATCAGAACGACTGGCTTCATACCCATCCTGGAGAAAGGATAGCAATTACAAATATTGCACAACTTTCAAATGGGCCGTTTCAATCAACTTTCACccaaataaatattatttctGGATTTAAAGCAAGTGGAATTTTTCCCTTTAATCGATTCGCGATCCCTGAGTGGAGATATTTGCCATCCTTTGTTACGGAGAGGCCAG CTCCAGAAGCAGATACGTCCTCGTCACTTAATGATTCTACAAATGATTCATCACAAATTCCACAGGAAAATGTTATACCGCTCAATCAATTGTGCCGAATGACACCATCTGCTCCACATGGAACTTCATCTATTCATAACAATGGTTTTG aGGTTGGTGGTTCTTTACCAGGGTCCTCTACACAAACCGATTCATCACATTTTACTCTGGAGAATATAAGATCGCTCAATCAACTGACGCAAACGACACCACTTACTACACATGGAACCTCATCTATTCATACCAATTGTTTTG AGGTCGATGGTTCTTTACCAGGGTCCTTTACAGAAACCAATCCCACACAGCACAGAAACGAGTTTTTTCCGGCTTTTTTACGTACCTTTAATACTACTTGGTACGGGAAGAACACGTACTGGGAAGTACGGGAGACATGTTTTTTacgtccttttttttggtgA
- the LOC116919059 gene encoding ras-related protein Rab-7L1 encodes MAQITAAKPPDRKLLTEYNRATEKLFKVIIIGDPGAGKTSFIRRYVQNAFRGDYKATIGVDFALKIVRWSENQTIKLQLWDIAGQERFTWMTRVYYKEAQGCIIMFDLTSRNSFKNAVKWKKDVDSKCFLEDGAPVPCMLLANKCDLQEREVDQWEIETLCREHGFIGWTETSAKDDLMVGDCMRFLIEIMMKYNRFQTTDIFGPSLKLGKRTIEETNGIVNQKASSSCGC; translated from the exons ATGGCACAAATAACGGCTGCTAAACCTCCCGATCGGAAACTCTTAACAG aaTACAACAGAGCAACCGAGAAACTCTTCAAAGTGATTATAATTGGAGATCCAGGGGCGGGGAAAACTTCATTCATACGCCGTTACGTTCAAAATGCTTTCCGAGGGGACTATAAAGCTACAATAGGTGTGGACTTTGCCTTGAAAATCGTTAGATGGTCAGAGAATCAAACCATCAAGTTGCAGTTGTGGGACATAGCAG GTCAAGAAAGATTTACATGGATGACGCGCGTATACTACAAAG AAGCTCAAGGTTGCATTATTATGTTCGATTTGACCAGTCGGAACTCTTTCAAAAATGCTGTCAAATGGAAGAAAGATGTTGATTCGAAATGCTTTCTAGAGGATGGCGCTCCAGTTCCATGCATGTTACTCGCCAACAAA TGTGATTTACAGGAACGGGAAGTGGACCAATG GGAGATTGAAACCCTTTGTCGGGAACACGGCTTTATTGGCTGGACAGAGACATCTGCAAAAGACGACCTGATGGTTGGTGACTGCATGCG GTTCTTGATCGAAATAATGATGAAATATAATCGTTTTCAAACTACTGACATCTTTGGTCCATCGTTGAAACTTGGTAAACGAACAATCGAAGAAACCAATGGGATTGTAAACCAAAAAGCAAGTTCTTCTTGCGGTTGCTAA
- the LOC116919055 gene encoding polynucleotide 5'-hydroxyl-kinase nol9, translating into MKKLSTQKIRKNLRSVASKNHQNDLSNSSDISIKKISSPGHLLSAKSVYDSSKKGLVRPSVNKSKLKKRNAKKRATFVTLDKKYENESNSKSNPGLNQPLSVSDNNVLNLDSNEESDCNEVNILQTSLMEGNFNLIQKEEQKNLFSVDEEANSLQAIYQTLDTFDFILINSKEALAFIPFQTCFYFKGRLSLTCLSGVAEMLGFRIEQNASKTYHVFSPRGYSLQCIRAVGQSKTTFNASRVSALLKSAGLACEEHFLKEKSTENVLLILRSLNCGMVDYMSRKFPINILKKEECVPPESSYWGNENRKLFSQLCNQLDTSIILRGSIFNARFYLQPDVWAEYAQELIENFHKIEPVRVMVVGGKGVGKSTLLRFLVNQLIQECGRVLVVDFDPGQPELFPAGCVSASLVLEPLLGPNFTHLQQPLYSYFVGNADIIGCPERYVRSCRQLLNDCKIEFSLSNVPTIINTMGFTSGIGLDVTLDLIRLAQPRQLLQISSRSPRRNFVAMFEYDYVTQHPRGWLTDNAESAEKLPYYEMQAIYSSAELSEKSLEEWGFRPSELRQIGLMSYFSQMSSGSQWSLMETVPYCISWQDLAVCICHESVPPTLTMAALNASLVALCILDNETAASVPYYQATVGQYPKILRELPLMPCVGYGIIRGIDMAKGYIYLVSPEPAERLTQVNCLVMGGIQIPDSLLLDAPSSLNPDQESATKMRAPYGTYGPSTSQPACRPYRKYNPVFTLRNIV; encoded by the coding sequence ATGAAGAAATTATCGACCCAAAAAATTAGGAAGAATTTGCGTTCAGTCGCATCTAAAAACCACCAAAACGATTTGTCAAATTCGTCAGATATCtcgattaaaaaaatttcatccCCAGGTCATTTGCTGTCAGCAAAGAGTGTGTATGACTCATCCAAAAAAGGCTTGGTCAGACCATCTGTGAATAAgtcaaaactaaaaaaaagaaatgcaaaaaaaagagcaacatTTGTTACGCTggataaaaaatatgaaaatgaatcaaattcTAAAAGCAATCCTGGTTTAAACCAACCATTATCAGTGTCTGACAATAATGTCTTAAATTTGGATTCAAATGAAGAAAGTGACTGTAATGAAGTTAATATCTTACAAACTTCTCTGATGGAAGGTAACTTTAATCTGATACAGAAAGAAGAGCAGAAAAATTTATTCTCTGTAGATGAAGAAGCAAATTCACTTCAAGCAATCTATCAAACTTTGGATACATTTGACTTCATTCTCATCAATTCAAAGGAAGCTCTTGCATTCATCCCTTTTCAAACATGTTTCTACTTCAAAGGACGCCTAAGTTTGACGTGTCTAAGTGGGGTTGCTGAAATGCTAGGtttcagaattgaacaaaatgCAAGTAAAACTTACCATGTCTTTTCGCCTCGAGGATATAGTCTGCAATGCATTCGAGCGGTCGGCCAAAGCAAGACAACGTTCAATGCATCCCGCGTTAGTGCTCTCTTGAAATCTGCCGGGTTGGCATGTGAAGAACATTTtctaaaggaaaaaagtaCTGAAAATGTCCTCCTTATTTTGCGTTCCCTAAATTGCGGAATGGTTGACTACATGAGTCGCAAGTTTCCTATAAACATTCTAAAGAAAGAGGAGTGTGTTCCTCCAGAATCCAGTTACTGGGGAAATGAAAATCGCAAACTGTTCAGCCAACTTTGCAACCAACTTGACACCAGCATAATTTTGCGCGGAAGCATTTTCAATGCCCGGTTTTATTTACAGCCGGATGTATGGGCAGAATACGCCCAAGAATTAATTGAGAATTTTCACAAGATTGAACCTGTAAGGGTCATGGTGGTTGGTGGCAAAGGAGTGGGAAAATCAACTCTGCTTCGCTTTCTGGTCAACCAGCTCATCCAAGAATGTGGCAGAGTCCTGGTGGTGGACTTTGACCCTGGCCAACCTGAGCTATTTCCTGCTGGTTGTGTATCAGCCTCTCTCGTTTTAGAGCCTTTACTTGGCCCGAACTTCACACATTTGCAACAGCCACTCTACTCATATTTTGTAGGAAACGCAGATATTATAGGCTGCCCAGAACGTTACGTTAGATCATGCCGACAACTTCTCAACGACTGCAAGATTGAATTCTCTTTGTCGAATGTCCCAACAATTATTAACACAATGGGATTTACCAGCGGCATTGGCTTGGACGTCACTTTAGACTTGATTCGTCTTGCCCAACCACGCCAACTTCTTCAAATCAGCAGCCGCTCACCTCGTCGCAATTTCGTGGCTATGTTCGAGTATGATTATGTTACCCAACATCCGCGTGGTTGGCTAACTGACAATGCAGAATCGGCTGAAAAGTTGCCCTATTACGAAATGCAAGCTATCTATTCATCAGCTGAACTCTCCGAGAAAAGCTTAGAAGAATGGGGTTTTCGACCATCAGAGTTACGTCAAATTGGACTGATGTCGTATTTCAGCCAAATGTCCAGTGGCTCTCAATGGTCGTTGATGGAAACTGTGCCCTATTGTATCTCGTGGCAAGACTTGGCCGTTTGTATTTGTCATGAGTCAGTTCCACCAACGTTGACCATGGCGGCTCTTAATGCTTCCCTTGTAGCCCTTTGTATCTTGGATAACGAAACGGCCGCTTCAGTTCCCTATTATCAGGCTACCGTCGGCCAGTACCCCAAAATTCTGCGAGAACTGCCCTTGATGCCTTGCGTCGGCTACGGGATCATACGAGGGATTGATATGGCGAAAGGCTACATCTACTTGGTCAGTCCGGAGCCAGCGGAGCGGCTTACCCAAGTAAATTGCCTAGTGATGGGAGGAATCCAAATCCCGGATAGCTTATTGCTCGATGCTCCATCATCACTTAACCCGGATCAAGAAAGTGCCACAAAAATGCGTGCCCCCTATGGTACTTACGGTCCTTCAACTTCCCAGCCTGCCTGTCGTCCGTATCGCAAATATAACCCCGTCTTCACGCTGCGCAACATTGTGTAA